The segment CGGACAAGTATTGGCCGTGGAACTACGTTAGTACAAAAAGTGAATACAAAAAGAGAAAGATATGCATAGGCAATTTTGTTGTTCAACCGTGGTTTGTCCGTTTTTGATCACCGTGGTGATCTCAGCGGTAATCACCATGGGAAATGGTGCTGGGTCAGCCCAAGCGGACGAGATCACAGCTCAGGTGACCTACTATGTGTCGCCGAGTGGCAATGATCAAAATTCCGGGACGGAAGCCGCGCCCTTCAAGACGATCGAAAAGGCACGTGACGCGGTTCGGAAAATCAATCAGTCCATGACCGGCGATATCCTGGTGCTTGTCGAGGGTGGTGAATACCCCATCCATTCCACCATTGATTTTAGCGAGATCGATTCGGGCAAGAACGGCCACACGGTGATCTATCGTGCCAAGGCCGGGGAAACACCTCGATTGACCGGCGGTGTGAAGGTCACGGGCTGGACACCAGTCGCCGGAACGAACCTTTTTCAGACCAAGGTCACTGCCGTAGAAAACTTCCGCCAAATGTATGTCAATGACAGTAGGGCACAGCGCGCGGTCAGCGCAAGATCCCATCGAGGAAAAGATTTTTTCCATGATGATTCAGGTGCTCAGGTCGGTTTAATTCTGGATTCGTCCTCGATTCCCAACTTTGAGAATCCTGGAGATATGGAATTGGTCCAGGTGTCCAATTGGTCTTTCCATCGTGTGCCCGTCAATCGTTTTGCTGCGTCTGGGCCGGGCGAAATAGCGATTGTGATGGATCAACCCTACTTCGCTTGGTCACTGAAAAGCACAGGCCACAATCGGTTTTCGTTTAAGAAGCCTTTTTATATTGAAAATGCCTACGAGCTCTTGGATACACCGGGCGAATGGTACTTCAACCGAAGCACCGACACCCTCACCTACTGGCCTCTACCAGGAGAGGACATGTCCACCACGGAGGTATTTATCCCCAAGACCGAGACTCTGATTCGAATCAGAGGTGCATCGCTCACCGAAAAAGTAGAGAACCTCCGTTTCGAGGGATTCACCTTCGCCCACACCACCGAGCTGCGGGCCTCGACCGCAGGCGCCTTTGCGCAGCAAGCCTCGAAATGGAGCGATGGAGACGGTGGCTATGCCATGACCGAATCTTCGGACTATCGCCCCAAGGCGGCCGTGTGTCTCGAAGCGACGGATGGTATTTGTTTTAAGAACAACGTGTTTAAGCACCTAGGTGGAGCCGGTCTCGATGCACTCAATGGCGTGAGCCATACGCTGATCGAAGGCAATCGATTTAGAGATATTTCGGACTCGGCCATTGCGATCGGCGATTGGGAGCATGTCTATTTGAACACAGGCAACACATGCCGCCGGTTCCCCCAAGCCTCTTCCAACGGCACCATCGAGGTTCAGCTCAAACGCGTTGACGAACACGAGGGCGAAACCGAGATGGGACTGGCCAATGTTACGAATTCTGGCAATCTCATCAAGTTCATCCACCATGACAACCACTGGAAGATCGCCAAGGTGACTGCCGGCGAGACCACCGTGGTGGCAACGGGGCC is part of the Novipirellula aureliae genome and harbors:
- a CDS encoding right-handed parallel beta-helix repeat-containing protein codes for the protein MHRQFCCSTVVCPFLITVVISAVITMGNGAGSAQADEITAQVTYYVSPSGNDQNSGTEAAPFKTIEKARDAVRKINQSMTGDILVLVEGGEYPIHSTIDFSEIDSGKNGHTVIYRAKAGETPRLTGGVKVTGWTPVAGTNLFQTKVTAVENFRQMYVNDSRAQRAVSARSHRGKDFFHDDSGAQVGLILDSSSIPNFENPGDMELVQVSNWSFHRVPVNRFAASGPGEIAIVMDQPYFAWSLKSTGHNRFSFKKPFYIENAYELLDTPGEWYFNRSTDTLTYWPLPGEDMSTTEVFIPKTETLIRIRGASLTEKVENLRFEGFTFAHTTELRASTAGAFAQQASKWSDGDGGYAMTESSDYRPKAAVCLEATDGICFKNNVFKHLGGAGLDALNGVSHTLIEGNRFRDISDSAIAIGDWEHVYLNTGNTCRRFPQASSNGTIEVQLKRVDEHEGETEMGLANVTNSGNLIKFIHHDNHWKIAKVTAGETTVVATGPAYPIANHTDYTVKFVVKGSKLEGFVNGVSQCSVDDPTGSRGTFALVADNAKVRFDNVQLLNVDNKSVAQYDFDVDPFPDWFNIGQWNWVTEGTTCMEFDDLGVLDEEVCAQNWIRNNTIEDTAREYWGACAISGYITDRLVIEHNRIHDTKYSGITLGWGHGNHPDSTTCKNNVVRFNDISDFNQQCYDGGAIYTTGQMPKSLIEYNYLHDSVYNHPLRGIQNDNGSGEIEIRHNVVENVKYPDGRDQRWLQYTQRLCYDLWAHDNYTNSTDQRQNGGPDCRITETTVYTDENRPSVAYAIANKTGPIVPAEFAEDFETGTDAWSNNGGDWSVISNGDHAFQVDNSSGTRYAFTEGRYVNVSVETKLKLDQSYAPDTGIGVIARYTDNDNVYRFFHNKESWKLLKRVGGTTSILAEGPKAILTPGTEVDVKFVVNNSLLEGYVNGVRQCRVTDTDLVSGQCGLYSFKCKGSFDDVVIRFIDLDLPSGTLTAR